The following proteins are co-located in the Silene latifolia isolate original U9 population chromosome 1, ASM4854445v1, whole genome shotgun sequence genome:
- the LOC141649214 gene encoding protein FAR-RED IMPAIRED RESPONSE 1-like has translation MKVNCTCKKFERHGILCRHALYVLKEQGLDNVPEQYLLSRWSKLATCQPICNNVPHTLIEDCNSLDVRRHKIGTLWSEVFSCVTLAEQKPEYVDELLGILKGFKDKISAQTSTTECSSSSNTGDRLRKKNRELEMLLGTKIPKEVVVLPPIQSKTKGSGKRMMSQKEQATKEQKKAARKCNACGELGFHDSRNCPGRV, from the coding sequence ATGAAAGTGAACTGCACCTGTAAAAAGTTCGAGAGACATGGAATTTTGTGCCGTCATGCGCTTTACGTGTTGAAAGAACAAGGCCTTGACAATGTTCCAGAACAGTATCTGTTAAGTAGGTGGAGCAAATTGGCAACATGTCAGCCGATTTGTAATAATGTGCCACATACTTTAATTGAAGATTGTAACTCATTAGATGTTAGACGGCACAAAATTGGTACCTTATGGTCTGAGGTGTTTTCGTGTGTGACGCTCGCTGAACAAAAACCTGAGTATGTTGATGAATTGCTGGGCATTCTGAAAGGTTTTAAAGACAAGATAAGCGCACAAACTAGTACGACAGaatgtagtagtagtagtaacacGGGTGATAGGCTGAGAAAGAAAAATAGGGAACTTGAGATGCTCTTAGGAACAAAAATACCAAAGGAAGTGGTTGTCTTACCTCCTATTCAGTCAAAAACAAAAGGGTCTGGAAAAAGAATGATGTCCCAAAAGGAACAAGCTACAAAAGAACAGAAGAAAGCGGCCAGGAAATGCAATGCTTGCGGAGAATTAGGATTCCATGATAGTCGGAATTGTCCTGGGAGAGTATGA
- the LOC141649207 gene encoding protein FAR1-RELATED SEQUENCE 5-like has translation MKKLPDKIGTTLYRETNFMKELCSCVWAEDIEPSEFEEWWCSVISSYGLTGNEWLDIMFDKRAYWIPAYFRDLFMGGLMRTTSRSESENSFFGNFMNPHLTLVEFLMRYESAMDAQRWKQSKLIAESKNSFPDLETPHPLEKHASEFYTPVMFSEFKNEWVAACFTCGVKMLGVTTSDSIPIIDREKDKFTMLTLSLTT, from the coding sequence atgaaaaAGCTGCCAGACAAGATCGGAACTACGCTATATCGGGAAACTAACTTCATGAAAGAGTTGTGCTCCTGTGTTTGGGCAGAAGATATCGAACCGTCTGAGTTTGAGGAATGGTGGTGCTCAGTTATATCTTCATACGGGCTGACCGGCAATGAATGGTTAGATATCATGTTTGACAAAAGGGCTTATTGGATTCCAGCATatttcagggatttatttatgggTGGACTAATGAGAACCACGTCCAGGTCTGAGTCAGAGAATAGCTTTTTCGGAAATTTCATGAACCCACACTTAACTTTGGTTGAGTTTCTTATGAGGTATGAAAGTGCTATGGACGCTCAGCGATGGAAACAATCCAAATTAATAGCCGAGTCAAAAAACTCCTTCCCTGATCTAGAAACGCCTCACCCGTTGGAAAAACACGCTTCTGAGTTCTACACCCCAGTGATGTTTTCTGAATTTAAAAACGAGTGGGTGGCTGCTTGTTTCACTTGTGGTGTTAAAATGTTAGGGGTTACTACCAGTGACAGCATCCCCATTATTGATCGTGAAAAAGACAAGTTTACTATGTTAACTTTATCTCTGACGACATGA